The following are encoded in a window of Vidua macroura isolate BioBank_ID:100142 chromosome 26, ASM2450914v1, whole genome shotgun sequence genomic DNA:
- the SMIM7 gene encoding small integral membrane protein 7, which yields MIGDLLLCGTLLVNAGAVLNFRLRRRDTEGFGEEQREPTTGDNIREFLLSLRYFRIFIALWNIFMMFCMIVLFGS from the exons ATGATCGGGGACCTGCTGCTCTGCGG GACGCTGCTGGTGAACGCCGGTGCCGTGCTCAACTTCAGGCT gaggaggagggacacGGAGGGATTcggagaggagcagagggaacccACGACCG GTGACAATATCAGAGAGTTCTTGCTGAGTCTCAGGTATTTTCGAATCTTCATTGCCTTGTGGAATATCTTCATGATGTTCTGCATGATTGT GTTATTTGGATCCTGA
- the TMEM38A gene encoding trimeric intracellular cation channel type A isoform X2: protein MSRKSPFASWLCAMLHCFGSYILADLLLGEAPIGYFSHNSSVILATAVWYLIFFCPMNLFYKCVSFLPVKLIFVAMKEVVRVRKIAAGVHHAHHLYHHGWFVMMATGWVKGSGVALMSNFEQLLRGVWKPETNEILHMSFPTKASLYGTVLFTLQQTHWLPISEANLIFFFTMFMIVCKVFMTATHSHASPFAPLENLVCPVLFGSVSSGHPSHHHDHHGASHEVSHPPPPPPPAKSKEELNEGTRKRKAKKAE from the exons ATGTCCCGGAAGAGCCCTTTTGCCTCCTGGCTCTGTGCTATGCTCCACTGCTTTGGGAGCTACATCCTGGCTgatctgctgctgggagaggcacCCATTGGCTACTTCAGCCACAACTCCAGTGTCATCCTGGCCACAGCAGTGTG GTACCTGATATTCTTCTGCCCCATGAACCTCTTCTACAAGTGTGTCAGCTTCCTGCCCGTGAAGCTCATCTTCGTGGCCATGAAGGAGGTGGTTCGGGTGCGCAAGATCGCGGCCGGGGTGCACCACGCCCACCACCTCTACCACCACGGGTGGTTCGTGATGATGGCCACGGGATGGGTCAAAG GTTCTGGTGTGGCCTTGATGTCGAACTTTGAGCAGCTGCTGCGTGGGGTCTGGAAGCCTGAAACAAACGAAATTCTTCATATGTCCTT ccCTACAAAGGCCAGTCTGTATGGCACAGTCCTCTTCACTCTGCAGCAGACTCACTGGCTCCCCATCTCTGAAGCCAACCTCATCTTCTTTTTCACCATGTTCATGATAGTCTGCAAG GTTTTCATGACGGCCACTCACTCCCACGCCTCACCTTTTGCTCCGCTGGAAAACCTCGTCTGCCCCGTCCTCTTTGGCTCTGTTTCCAGTGGGCACCCAAGCCACCACCACGACCACCACGGGGCCTCCCACGAGGTTtcccaccctcctcctcctcctcctcctgccaagTCCAAAGAGGAGCTGAACGAAGGCACGAGGAAACGGAAGGcaaaaaaagctgaataa
- the SIN3B gene encoding paired amphipathic helix protein Sin3b isoform X1, whose protein sequence is MAAGGGGGRGAGGGSAPRWGGGGGRAAPHEKLPVHVEDALSYLDQVKIRFGSDPATYNGFLEIMKEFKSQSIDTPGVIRRVSQLFHEHPDLIVGFNAFLPLGYRIEIPKNGKLSIQSPLNSQVPPEPVPSALPGSGLVLHYSQENSHNHSDCSEEFRQQLPYKEDKSQIPLESDSVEFNNAISYVNKIKTRFLDHPEIYRSFLEILHTYQKEQLNTKGRPFRGMSEEEVFTEVANLFRGQEDLLSEFGQFLPEAKRSLFTGNGPCEVNSVQKTEHEKNLEHSKKRSRPLLLRPVSGPAKKKMKLRGTKDLSVATVGKYGTLQEFSFFDKVRRVLKSQEVYENFLRCIALFNQELVSGSELLQLVTPFLGKFPELFAQFKSFLGVKELSFASPLSDRSGDGMSREIDYASCKRIGSSYRALPKTYQQPKCSGRTAICKEVLNDTWVSFPSWSEDSTFVSSKKTPYEEQLHRCEDERFELDVVLETNLATIRVLESVQKKLSRLTQEDQEKFRLDDCLGGTSEVIQRRAIYRIYGDKAPEIIESLKKNPVTAVPVVLKRLKAKEEEWREAQQGFNKIWREQYEKAYLKSLDHQAVNFKQNDTKALRSKSLLNEIESVYDEHQEQHSEGRNSSTNEPHLIFIYEDKQILEDAASLISYYVKRQPTIQKEDQATIRQIVHHFIPELFFSQPPEHNISEESTDEDRENHQGQNLDTPELRKKHVPGPPSSPLETKATFCDVTAAEPHNTLDDVYSLFFVNNNWYFFLRLHQTLCSRLLKIYRQAQKQLLEYRTEKEREKLLCEGRKEKTNDPAMELRLKQPSEVELEEYYPAFLDMVRSLLDGNIDPTQYEDTLREMFTIHAYIGFTMDKLVQNIVRQLHHLVSDDICLKVVELYLNERKRGAAGGNLSSRCVRAAKETSYQWKAERCMADENCFKVMFLQRKGQVIMTIELLDTEETQTEDPVEVQHLANYMEQYVGVEGAPNNQNDGFLLKPVFLQRNLKKFRKWQCKQVRALRSEVKSSWKRLIGVESACNVDCRFKLNTHKMMFIMNSEDYMYRRGALCRAKQVQPVVLLKHHQQFEEWHNRWLEENVSMEAVDVVQDWLMGDEDEEMVPCKTTCETVNIHGVPVNRYRVQYSRRPASP, encoded by the exons AtggcggcggggggcggcggcggccgcggggccggcgggggcaGCGCCCCGCGctggggcggcggcggcggccgggccgcgccgcaCGAGAAGCTGCCGGTGCAC GTGGAGGATGCGCTCTCCTACCTGGACCAGGTGAAGATCCGCTTTGGCAGCGACCCTGCCACCTACAACGGCTTCCTGGAGATCATGAAGGAGTTCAAGAGCCAGAG CATTGACACACCTGGAGTCATCCGACGTGTTTCTCAGCTTTTCCATGAGCATCCTGACCTCATTGTAGGATTCAATGCATTTCTTCCTCTGGGCTACAGGATAGAAATTCCAAAGAATGGGAAATTAAGTATACAGTCACCTTTGAATAGTCAG GTGCCCCCAGAGCCCGTTCCCAGTGCACTCCCTGGCAGTGGGCTGGTCTTGCACTACTCCCAGGAGAACTCCCACAACCACAGCGACTGCTCCGAGGAGTTTCGGCAGCAGCTTCCCTACAAAGAAgataaatcccaaattcccttgGAATCTGATTCCGTGGAGTTCAATAATGCCATCAGTTATGTGAATAAGATCAAAACACGTTTCCTTGACCATCCAGAGATTTACAGATCCTTTCTAGAAATTCTTCACACTTACCAG AAAGAGCAGCTGAACACCAAGGGCCGACCCTTCCGGGGCATGTCAGAGGAGGAAGTGTTCACTGAAGTGGCCAATCTGTTCCGGGGACAGGAGGATCTGCTCTCAGAGTTTGGACAGTTCCTCCCAGAGGCAAAAAGGTCTTTG TTCACAGGAAATGGACCGTGTGAAGTGAACAGTGTCCAGAAAACTGAGCATGAGAAGAATCTGGAGCACAGCAAGAAGCGATCCAGGCCGCTGCTGCTGCGTCCTGTTTCTGGCCCAGCAAAG aagaaaatgaagctgCGAGGTACCAAAGATCTGTCAGTCGCAACAGTGGGGAAATATGGGACACTgcaagaattttctttctttgacaAG GTGCGGAGGGTGCTCAAGAGTCAGGAGGTCTATGAAAATTTTCTTCGTTGCATTGCTCTCTTCAACCAGGAGTTGGTCTCTGGCTCTGAGTTGCTCCAGCTTGTTACACCCTTTTTAGG GAAATTCCCAGAACTCTTTGCACAGTTCAAGTCCTTCCTTGGGGTGAAAgagctttcctttgcttctccGCTGAGCGACCGCTCCGGGGATGGAATGAGCCGGGAAATCGATTACGCGTCCTGCAAACGCATCGGATCCAGTTACAGGGCTCTCCCAAAAACCTACCAGCAGCCAAAGTGCAGTGGGAGGACAGCCATTTGCAAGGAG GTGTTAAATGATACCTGGGTTTCGTTTCCATCCTGGTCTGAAGACTCCACTTTTGTCAGCTCCAAGAAGACTccatatgaggagcagctgcaccGCTGCGAGGACGAGCGCTTTGAG CTGGATGTTGTCCTGGAGACCAATTTAGCCACAATCCGTGTGCTGGAGAGTGTGCAGAAAAAACTGTCCCGCCTGACCCAGGAGGACCAGGAGAAGTTTCGCCTGGATGATTGTTTGGGGGGGACCTCAGAAGTGATCCAGCGCCGGGCCATCTATCGCATCTACGGTGACAAAGCACCAGAGATCATCGAGAGTCTGAAGAAAAACCCAGTTACTGCTGTCCCTGTGGTTCTTAAGAG ATTGAAAGCAAAAGAGGAAGAATGGAGGGAGGCCCAGCAGGGCTTCAACAAGATTTGGAGGGAGCAGTATGAGAAGGCCTATTTGAAATCCCTGGACCACCAGGCTGTCAACTTCAAGCAGAATGACACCAAAGCTCTGCGCTCCAAGAGCTTGCTGAATGAAATTGAGAGTGTCTATGACGAG CATCAGGAGCAGCATTCGGAGGGGAGGAATTCATCCACGAATGAGCCTCATCTTATCTTCATCTATGAGGACAAGCAGATTTTGGAAGATGCAGCATCTCTTATCAGCTATTATGTGAAAAGGCAGCCCACCATCCAAAAGGAGGATCAGGCAACCATCAGGCAGATTGTGCATCACTTCATACCTGAGCTGTTCTTCTCTCAGCCACCTGAACACAACATTTCTGAGGAATCAACAGATGAGGACAGAGAAAACCACCAGGGGCAGAACCTGGATACTCCTGAGCTGCGGAAAAAACACGTGCCTGGGCCTCCAAGCAGTCCTTTGGAGACCAAAGCAACCTTCTGTGATGTGACAGCTGCTGAGCCCCACAACACCCTGGATGATGTTTACAGCCTCTTCTTTGTCAATAATAATTGGTATTTCTTCCTGCGCCTTCACCAGACTCTGTGCTCCAGGCTCCTAAAGATTTATCGTCAGGCCCAGAAGCAGCTTCTGGAATATCGGactgagaaagagagagagaagctcCTCTgtgaagggaggaaagaaaaaaccaatGATCCAGCCATGGAGCTAAGACTGAAACAACCAA GTGAGGTGGAGCTGGAGGAGTACTACCCAGCCTTCCTGGACATGGTGAGGAGCCTGCTGGACGGGAACATCGACCCCACGCAGTACGAGGACACCCTGCGGGAGATGTTCACCATCCACGCCTACATCGGCTTCACCATGGACAAGCTGGTGCAGAACATCGTGCGCCAg CTTCACCATCTAGTGAGCGATGACATCTGCTTGAAGGTGGTTGAGCTGTACCTGAACGAGAGGAAgcgaggagctgctgggggtaATTTGTCATCCCGCTGTGTCCGGGCAGCAAAGGAGACCAGCTACCAGTGGAAGGCTGAACGGTGCATGGCAGATGAGAACTGCTTCAAG GTCATGTTTCTCCAGAGGAAAGGACAGGTGATCATGACCATTGAGCTGCTGGATACAGAAGAAACCCAGACAGAAGATCCTGTGGAGGTCCAG CACCTGGCAAACTACATGGAGCAGTACGTTGGGGTGGAAGGAGCTCCCAACAACCAGAACGATGGCTTCCTCCTGAAACCGGTCTTTCTGCAAAg AAACCTGAAGAAGTTTCGCAAGTGGCAGTGCAAGCAGGTGAGGGCCCTGCGCAGCGAGGTCAAGAGCTCCTGGAAGCGGCTGATCGGGGTGGAGAGCGCCTGCAACGTCGACTGCCGCTTCAAGCTCAACACCCACAAGATGATGTTCATCATGAACTCCGAGGATTACATGTACAGGAGgggagctctctgcagagccaaGCAG GTCCAGCCCGTGGTGCTGCTGAAGCACCACCAGCAGTTCGAGGAGTGGCACAACCGGTGGCTGGAGGAGAACGTGTCCATGGAGGCCGTGGACGTGGTTCAAGACTGGCTGATGGGGGATGAGGACGAGGAGATGGTGCCCTGCAAAACCACCTGTGAGACAGTGAACATCCACGGGGTGCCAGTGAACAGATACAGAGTGCAGTACAGCCGCCGTCCTGCTTCACCCTGA
- the TMEM38A gene encoding trimeric intracellular cation channel type A isoform X1 produces the protein MDLAEALPLGELAAAFAALPVFPLFDTAYFIISVLYLKYEPGAVEMSRKSPFASWLCAMLHCFGSYILADLLLGEAPIGYFSHNSSVILATAVWYLIFFCPMNLFYKCVSFLPVKLIFVAMKEVVRVRKIAAGVHHAHHLYHHGWFVMMATGWVKGSGVALMSNFEQLLRGVWKPETNEILHMSFPTKASLYGTVLFTLQQTHWLPISEANLIFFFTMFMIVCKVFMTATHSHASPFAPLENLVCPVLFGSVSSGHPSHHHDHHGASHEVSHPPPPPPPAKSKEELNEGTRKRKAKKAE, from the exons ATGGATCTGGCGGAGGCGCTGCCCCTCGGGGAGCTGGCGGCCGCCTTCGCCGCGCTGCCGGTGTTCCCGCTGTTCGACACCGCCTATTTCATCATCTCCGTCCTCTACCTCAAGTACGAGCCCG gagccgTGGAGATGTCCCGGAAGAGCCCTTTTGCCTCCTGGCTCTGTGCTATGCTCCACTGCTTTGGGAGCTACATCCTGGCTgatctgctgctgggagaggcacCCATTGGCTACTTCAGCCACAACTCCAGTGTCATCCTGGCCACAGCAGTGTG GTACCTGATATTCTTCTGCCCCATGAACCTCTTCTACAAGTGTGTCAGCTTCCTGCCCGTGAAGCTCATCTTCGTGGCCATGAAGGAGGTGGTTCGGGTGCGCAAGATCGCGGCCGGGGTGCACCACGCCCACCACCTCTACCACCACGGGTGGTTCGTGATGATGGCCACGGGATGGGTCAAAG GTTCTGGTGTGGCCTTGATGTCGAACTTTGAGCAGCTGCTGCGTGGGGTCTGGAAGCCTGAAACAAACGAAATTCTTCATATGTCCTT ccCTACAAAGGCCAGTCTGTATGGCACAGTCCTCTTCACTCTGCAGCAGACTCACTGGCTCCCCATCTCTGAAGCCAACCTCATCTTCTTTTTCACCATGTTCATGATAGTCTGCAAG GTTTTCATGACGGCCACTCACTCCCACGCCTCACCTTTTGCTCCGCTGGAAAACCTCGTCTGCCCCGTCCTCTTTGGCTCTGTTTCCAGTGGGCACCCAAGCCACCACCACGACCACCACGGGGCCTCCCACGAGGTTtcccaccctcctcctcctcctcctcctgccaagTCCAAAGAGGAGCTGAACGAAGGCACGAGGAAACGGAAGGcaaaaaaagctgaataa
- the SIN3B gene encoding paired amphipathic helix protein Sin3b isoform X2, whose protein sequence is MKEFKSQSIDTPGVIRRVSQLFHEHPDLIVGFNAFLPLGYRIEIPKNGKLSIQSPLNSQVPPEPVPSALPGSGLVLHYSQENSHNHSDCSEEFRQQLPYKEDKSQIPLESDSVEFNNAISYVNKIKTRFLDHPEIYRSFLEILHTYQKEQLNTKGRPFRGMSEEEVFTEVANLFRGQEDLLSEFGQFLPEAKRSLFTGNGPCEVNSVQKTEHEKNLEHSKKRSRPLLLRPVSGPAKKKMKLRGTKDLSVATVGKYGTLQEFSFFDKVRRVLKSQEVYENFLRCIALFNQELVSGSELLQLVTPFLGKFPELFAQFKSFLGVKELSFASPLSDRSGDGMSREIDYASCKRIGSSYRALPKTYQQPKCSGRTAICKEVLNDTWVSFPSWSEDSTFVSSKKTPYEEQLHRCEDERFELDVVLETNLATIRVLESVQKKLSRLTQEDQEKFRLDDCLGGTSEVIQRRAIYRIYGDKAPEIIESLKKNPVTAVPVVLKRLKAKEEEWREAQQGFNKIWREQYEKAYLKSLDHQAVNFKQNDTKALRSKSLLNEIESVYDEHQEQHSEGRNSSTNEPHLIFIYEDKQILEDAASLISYYVKRQPTIQKEDQATIRQIVHHFIPELFFSQPPEHNISEESTDEDRENHQGQNLDTPELRKKHVPGPPSSPLETKATFCDVTAAEPHNTLDDVYSLFFVNNNWYFFLRLHQTLCSRLLKIYRQAQKQLLEYRTEKEREKLLCEGRKEKTNDPAMELRLKQPSEVELEEYYPAFLDMVRSLLDGNIDPTQYEDTLREMFTIHAYIGFTMDKLVQNIVRQLHHLVSDDICLKVVELYLNERKRGAAGGNLSSRCVRAAKETSYQWKAERCMADENCFKVMFLQRKGQVIMTIELLDTEETQTEDPVEVQHLANYMEQYVGVEGAPNNQNDGFLLKPVFLQRNLKKFRKWQCKQVRALRSEVKSSWKRLIGVESACNVDCRFKLNTHKMMFIMNSEDYMYRRGALCRAKQVQPVVLLKHHQQFEEWHNRWLEENVSMEAVDVVQDWLMGDEDEEMVPCKTTCETVNIHGVPVNRYRVQYSRRPASP, encoded by the exons ATGAAGGAGTTCAAGAGCCAGAG CATTGACACACCTGGAGTCATCCGACGTGTTTCTCAGCTTTTCCATGAGCATCCTGACCTCATTGTAGGATTCAATGCATTTCTTCCTCTGGGCTACAGGATAGAAATTCCAAAGAATGGGAAATTAAGTATACAGTCACCTTTGAATAGTCAG GTGCCCCCAGAGCCCGTTCCCAGTGCACTCCCTGGCAGTGGGCTGGTCTTGCACTACTCCCAGGAGAACTCCCACAACCACAGCGACTGCTCCGAGGAGTTTCGGCAGCAGCTTCCCTACAAAGAAgataaatcccaaattcccttgGAATCTGATTCCGTGGAGTTCAATAATGCCATCAGTTATGTGAATAAGATCAAAACACGTTTCCTTGACCATCCAGAGATTTACAGATCCTTTCTAGAAATTCTTCACACTTACCAG AAAGAGCAGCTGAACACCAAGGGCCGACCCTTCCGGGGCATGTCAGAGGAGGAAGTGTTCACTGAAGTGGCCAATCTGTTCCGGGGACAGGAGGATCTGCTCTCAGAGTTTGGACAGTTCCTCCCAGAGGCAAAAAGGTCTTTG TTCACAGGAAATGGACCGTGTGAAGTGAACAGTGTCCAGAAAACTGAGCATGAGAAGAATCTGGAGCACAGCAAGAAGCGATCCAGGCCGCTGCTGCTGCGTCCTGTTTCTGGCCCAGCAAAG aagaaaatgaagctgCGAGGTACCAAAGATCTGTCAGTCGCAACAGTGGGGAAATATGGGACACTgcaagaattttctttctttgacaAG GTGCGGAGGGTGCTCAAGAGTCAGGAGGTCTATGAAAATTTTCTTCGTTGCATTGCTCTCTTCAACCAGGAGTTGGTCTCTGGCTCTGAGTTGCTCCAGCTTGTTACACCCTTTTTAGG GAAATTCCCAGAACTCTTTGCACAGTTCAAGTCCTTCCTTGGGGTGAAAgagctttcctttgcttctccGCTGAGCGACCGCTCCGGGGATGGAATGAGCCGGGAAATCGATTACGCGTCCTGCAAACGCATCGGATCCAGTTACAGGGCTCTCCCAAAAACCTACCAGCAGCCAAAGTGCAGTGGGAGGACAGCCATTTGCAAGGAG GTGTTAAATGATACCTGGGTTTCGTTTCCATCCTGGTCTGAAGACTCCACTTTTGTCAGCTCCAAGAAGACTccatatgaggagcagctgcaccGCTGCGAGGACGAGCGCTTTGAG CTGGATGTTGTCCTGGAGACCAATTTAGCCACAATCCGTGTGCTGGAGAGTGTGCAGAAAAAACTGTCCCGCCTGACCCAGGAGGACCAGGAGAAGTTTCGCCTGGATGATTGTTTGGGGGGGACCTCAGAAGTGATCCAGCGCCGGGCCATCTATCGCATCTACGGTGACAAAGCACCAGAGATCATCGAGAGTCTGAAGAAAAACCCAGTTACTGCTGTCCCTGTGGTTCTTAAGAG ATTGAAAGCAAAAGAGGAAGAATGGAGGGAGGCCCAGCAGGGCTTCAACAAGATTTGGAGGGAGCAGTATGAGAAGGCCTATTTGAAATCCCTGGACCACCAGGCTGTCAACTTCAAGCAGAATGACACCAAAGCTCTGCGCTCCAAGAGCTTGCTGAATGAAATTGAGAGTGTCTATGACGAG CATCAGGAGCAGCATTCGGAGGGGAGGAATTCATCCACGAATGAGCCTCATCTTATCTTCATCTATGAGGACAAGCAGATTTTGGAAGATGCAGCATCTCTTATCAGCTATTATGTGAAAAGGCAGCCCACCATCCAAAAGGAGGATCAGGCAACCATCAGGCAGATTGTGCATCACTTCATACCTGAGCTGTTCTTCTCTCAGCCACCTGAACACAACATTTCTGAGGAATCAACAGATGAGGACAGAGAAAACCACCAGGGGCAGAACCTGGATACTCCTGAGCTGCGGAAAAAACACGTGCCTGGGCCTCCAAGCAGTCCTTTGGAGACCAAAGCAACCTTCTGTGATGTGACAGCTGCTGAGCCCCACAACACCCTGGATGATGTTTACAGCCTCTTCTTTGTCAATAATAATTGGTATTTCTTCCTGCGCCTTCACCAGACTCTGTGCTCCAGGCTCCTAAAGATTTATCGTCAGGCCCAGAAGCAGCTTCTGGAATATCGGactgagaaagagagagagaagctcCTCTgtgaagggaggaaagaaaaaaccaatGATCCAGCCATGGAGCTAAGACTGAAACAACCAA GTGAGGTGGAGCTGGAGGAGTACTACCCAGCCTTCCTGGACATGGTGAGGAGCCTGCTGGACGGGAACATCGACCCCACGCAGTACGAGGACACCCTGCGGGAGATGTTCACCATCCACGCCTACATCGGCTTCACCATGGACAAGCTGGTGCAGAACATCGTGCGCCAg CTTCACCATCTAGTGAGCGATGACATCTGCTTGAAGGTGGTTGAGCTGTACCTGAACGAGAGGAAgcgaggagctgctgggggtaATTTGTCATCCCGCTGTGTCCGGGCAGCAAAGGAGACCAGCTACCAGTGGAAGGCTGAACGGTGCATGGCAGATGAGAACTGCTTCAAG GTCATGTTTCTCCAGAGGAAAGGACAGGTGATCATGACCATTGAGCTGCTGGATACAGAAGAAACCCAGACAGAAGATCCTGTGGAGGTCCAG CACCTGGCAAACTACATGGAGCAGTACGTTGGGGTGGAAGGAGCTCCCAACAACCAGAACGATGGCTTCCTCCTGAAACCGGTCTTTCTGCAAAg AAACCTGAAGAAGTTTCGCAAGTGGCAGTGCAAGCAGGTGAGGGCCCTGCGCAGCGAGGTCAAGAGCTCCTGGAAGCGGCTGATCGGGGTGGAGAGCGCCTGCAACGTCGACTGCCGCTTCAAGCTCAACACCCACAAGATGATGTTCATCATGAACTCCGAGGATTACATGTACAGGAGgggagctctctgcagagccaaGCAG GTCCAGCCCGTGGTGCTGCTGAAGCACCACCAGCAGTTCGAGGAGTGGCACAACCGGTGGCTGGAGGAGAACGTGTCCATGGAGGCCGTGGACGTGGTTCAAGACTGGCTGATGGGGGATGAGGACGAGGAGATGGTGCCCTGCAAAACCACCTGTGAGACAGTGAACATCCACGGGGTGCCAGTGAACAGATACAGAGTGCAGTACAGCCGCCGTCCTGCTTCACCCTGA